The genomic interval AGGTTCACCGAGTGCGTGCGCAGGTAGCGCAGCAGGAAGGCGATAGACAGATAGCCCACGATGCCCGATGTCAGCACGCCCGCCATCATCACCATCAGCTGTTCGCCAGCGGGAGGCGATGTCACCAGATGGCGAAACGTCCACAGCGTGGCTCCCAAAGTAATCGGGGCGGAAAGCAGGAACGAAAATCTCGCCGCCGCCTCGCGCGTCAAACCCAGCAGTAATCCTGCCGTAATGGTCGCCCCCGAACGGGAGACGCCCGGTATCAGCGCCAGCGCCTGCGCACAGCCAATCAGAAAACCCTCAAAGGTGCTCAGAGAATCCAGCGAACGCTCACGCCTGCCGAAACGGTCGGCAAGGAACAGCACGATACCCATCGCTATCAACAACACGGCAATCAGCGCGATGCGCGTGCGGATACTCTGTTCAATCACGTCCTCAAACAACGCGCCCGCCGCCGCACCCGGCACACACGCCAGCAGAATCATCCACGCCATGCGACGGTCTTCCGCATGAGGGTTCGCCGGGCGCAGTAGCGAACCGAAAATCCGCCGCAAATCCTGCCGGAAGTAGCCGATGACCGCCACCGTCGTGCCCAGATGGAGGGCAACGTCAAACACCAGTTTCTCCTGCGGAGTGCCTTCCTCCCACCCGAACAACCAGGGGGCAATCAGCAGGTGAGCCGAGCTGGAGATGGGCAAAAACTCACCCAGCCCCTGCAGAATGCCAAGCACCACAGCCTCTAACAGGTTCATGTCTGCCCTTTTTCCTCCGAAGCAGTGAGAAACATCTGTCTTATCCCGCGCAACAGCGCATCCGCCCGTAACACCACGCCCCCCTTTGCCGGGTACAGCTTCAACCGTTCGCCCTCGAGAACGGGCAAACGCACCGGGTTTGCCACAGGTAGCAACCCTTCATGCGCTGACCCCGAAATGCTCGAACAGCACCTGCCGGATGCGCTGAGCCGCCTTGCCGTCCCCATACGGGTTCACCGCACGCGCCATCTGCCCGTAAGCATCCTCGTCGCTCAGTAAGCGGCTTGCCTCCTCCACAATGCGTTCGGTATCCGTGCCTATCAGCCGGGCAGTTCCGGCTTCCACC from Bacillota bacterium carries:
- the uppP gene encoding undecaprenyl-diphosphatase UppP; translation: MNLLEAVVLGILQGLGEFLPISSSAHLLIAPWLFGWEEGTPQEKLVFDVALHLGTTVAVIGYFRQDLRRIFGSLLRPANPHAEDRRMAWMILLACVPGAAAGALFEDVIEQSIRTRIALIAVLLIAMGIVLFLADRFGRRERSLDSLSTFEGFLIGCAQALALIPGVSRSGATITAGLLLGLTREAAARFSFLLSAPITLGATLWTFRHLVTSPPAGEQLMVMMAGVLTSGIVGYLSIAFLLRYLRTHSVNLFLWYRLVVGLLVLVVWWMRG